One genomic segment of Sanyastnella coralliicola includes these proteins:
- the hisIE gene encoding bifunctional phosphoribosyl-AMP cyclohydrolase/phosphoribosyl-ATP diphosphatase HisIE: protein MQETRYSSALTVDWAKMDGLVPAIIQDATTKDILMQGYMNEAALDETLETEKVTFFSRSKQRLWTKGETSGNYLRLVSIKSDCDHDSLIIQVNPVGPVCHTGSDTCFGNRTAKGFVYRLQEIQAERVDSNAEGSYTRALWDKGMNKVAQKVGEEAVELVIEAKDENLDLFENEAADLLYHYLLLLRKKGSSLERIEEILLERSR from the coding sequence ATGCAAGAGACAAGATATTCCAGTGCGCTCACTGTAGATTGGGCGAAAATGGATGGACTCGTTCCAGCCATCATTCAAGACGCAACTACCAAAGACATCCTGATGCAAGGCTACATGAATGAAGCGGCTTTGGATGAAACTCTAGAAACTGAAAAGGTCACCTTCTTCAGTAGATCAAAGCAACGTCTTTGGACCAAAGGAGAGACCAGCGGAAACTACTTGCGCTTGGTTTCGATCAAATCTGATTGTGATCATGATTCTCTGATCATTCAAGTGAATCCAGTCGGGCCAGTTTGCCATACAGGTAGTGACACCTGTTTTGGAAATCGAACGGCGAAGGGCTTCGTATATCGGCTTCAGGAAATACAAGCGGAACGAGTAGACTCCAATGCAGAAGGTTCATACACCCGCGCTCTATGGGACAAAGGCATGAACAAAGTTGCCCAGAAAGTAGGGGAGGAAGCCGTTGAATTAGTCATTGAGGCGAAAGATGAAAACTTGGATTTGTTTGAGAACGAAGCTGCGGATTTACTCTATCACTATTTGCTCTTACTCAGGAAGAAAGGCTCAAGCCTTGAACGCATAGAAGAGATTCTACTTGAGCGATCGCGTTAA